In the Candidatus Mycosynbacter amalyticus genome, one interval contains:
- a CDS encoding fasciclin domain-containing protein: MLGGMKMDSNKNSTTTQMSSANSEGGDGVTVGGAKMVRDKDIVDNAAQAKNVTTLVSLVKKADLVDTLKGEGPFTVFGPNNDAFAKLDKATVESLQKPENKDMLAKILTYHVVSGTYTSADLKAMAAKGEMLTSVEGEMLTPVMDGGELKIQDAKGNKVSIETADVISSNGVTHVVNAVLMPNS, translated from the coding sequence ATGCTTGGTGGCATGAAGATGGACTCGAACAAGAACTCCACCACTACGCAGATGAGCAGCGCAAATTCTGAGGGTGGTGACGGCGTCACCGTAGGCGGAGCCAAGATGGTGCGCGACAAAGATATTGTGGACAATGCCGCGCAGGCAAAAAACGTCACGACACTCGTGAGCCTGGTTAAAAAAGCAGATCTAGTAGACACGCTCAAGGGTGAGGGTCCGTTTACGGTCTTCGGTCCGAATAACGACGCGTTTGCCAAACTTGACAAGGCAACAGTTGAGTCGCTCCAAAAGCCAGAGAACAAAGATATGCTTGCCAAAATATTGACCTACCATGTCGTATCTGGCACCTATACATCGGCCGACCTGAAGGCGATGGCGGCGAAAGGGGAGATGCTCACGAGTGTAGAGGGTGAAATGCTGACGCCTGTCATGGACGGCGGCGAGCTTAAGATCCAAGATGCCAAAGGTAACAAAGTGAGTATTGAGACTGCCGATGTGATTAGTAGCAACGGCGTGACGCACGTGGTCAACGCTGTACTGATGCCTAACTCCTAA
- a CDS encoding DUF2961 domain-containing protein: protein MARLPQPGGDMGNWGNILNDYLRVAHDEQGNIKAGAIGATQVVDGALPQAKIQNLTTDLSAKYTKPGAGIPKTDLSASVQASLDKADTALQSVPPSAGVATLSGFPLRLAGEKQVSYPIELGKAHTPVANPTGAKKVLLAESWGTAGVLKHIWVASSGGGGVGDFSENGGKIRIYIDDDTTAVVDLSLNDFFAYASQGGEYATRRIGRTKRNTSNGESSAYRYLHMPFQKYLRVEVENTTATDIVFFGSADYTLVNDFAGLGSQQLAYKMYSVEAAAASPYDELTVVDINGSGQVESLWIAVNAASGDTGILEGNVEVYVDGETYPSWRSSGTEDAFNGGWYNVPVGGYPAGRAGDSAQSGLAMTYYRFFVDDPIFFSSHLKVLIHAGQPNQGTITSSTFGLSGFAGVWSNTAGNVNYLAVDTSTTLLNDQFTDTAGSLDTAKWNQVGGVTQGQATGSTITVAYDGSSSGQDVRIARKNAVLPTNYWVETRVRITDATHDGQEVSLIAQGNSPDPYFGSAIHVQLVRFGQNNWVIRARDDFDEVFIRTIGGGRNLTNVWVKLAFKVVGATVTAYWAPDSSPVWQPVGTWVTGKTGSAFGIGTWTAGAEFDYLVVRPLQTYTH, encoded by the coding sequence ATGGCACGATTGCCACAACCGGGCGGTGATATGGGAAATTGGGGAAATATCCTCAATGACTATTTGCGTGTTGCTCATGACGAGCAGGGAAATATAAAGGCTGGAGCGATAGGTGCCACACAGGTTGTAGACGGCGCATTGCCGCAGGCAAAAATCCAAAATCTGACGACTGACTTGTCGGCGAAGTATACTAAGCCAGGCGCGGGCATTCCGAAAACTGATCTCTCCGCAAGTGTGCAAGCAAGCCTCGACAAAGCCGACACTGCCCTACAGTCAGTACCGCCTTCGGCAGGCGTAGCTACCCTATCTGGATTTCCCCTGCGACTTGCGGGTGAAAAGCAAGTATCGTATCCTATCGAGCTGGGCAAAGCACACACGCCAGTCGCGAACCCTACTGGTGCCAAAAAGGTGTTGTTAGCTGAGTCGTGGGGTACTGCCGGTGTTCTAAAACATATCTGGGTGGCGAGTTCTGGCGGTGGCGGTGTGGGCGATTTTTCTGAAAACGGTGGTAAAATCAGGATATATATAGATGACGATACGACGGCTGTCGTGGATTTATCGCTCAACGATTTCTTTGCGTATGCATCTCAGGGTGGAGAATACGCAACTCGGCGTATTGGCCGCACGAAGCGCAATACCAGCAATGGCGAGTCGTCCGCCTATCGCTACCTGCATATGCCGTTTCAGAAATATCTCCGTGTCGAAGTAGAAAACACTACTGCAACAGATATTGTATTCTTCGGCTCGGCTGACTACACGCTTGTAAATGATTTTGCGGGACTCGGTTCTCAGCAGCTTGCTTACAAGATGTATAGTGTTGAAGCTGCTGCAGCTTCGCCATACGACGAGCTAACCGTAGTTGACATCAACGGTAGCGGACAGGTGGAGTCACTCTGGATTGCAGTCAATGCTGCAAGTGGTGATACTGGTATTCTCGAGGGTAATGTCGAAGTATATGTAGATGGAGAAACATATCCTTCGTGGCGCTCATCCGGTACGGAAGATGCGTTCAATGGCGGTTGGTATAATGTGCCTGTTGGCGGGTACCCTGCTGGTCGGGCGGGCGACAGTGCTCAGAGCGGACTCGCGATGACGTACTACAGGTTCTTTGTAGATGACCCTATCTTCTTTAGCTCGCATCTCAAGGTCTTGATTCATGCTGGTCAGCCAAACCAAGGTACAATCACTTCAAGTACATTTGGCCTCTCCGGGTTTGCGGGGGTGTGGTCTAATACGGCGGGTAATGTGAACTACCTAGCGGTAGATACGTCTACGACACTCCTAAACGACCAGTTTACTGACACTGCAGGTTCGCTTGATACTGCCAAATGGAATCAGGTTGGTGGTGTGACGCAGGGCCAGGCGACAGGTTCGACGATTACAGTTGCATACGATGGCTCAAGTAGTGGGCAGGATGTGCGTATTGCGCGGAAGAACGCGGTACTACCAACAAATTACTGGGTGGAGACACGAGTGAGAATTACGGATGCGACACATGATGGCCAAGAAGTGTCATTGATAGCTCAAGGCAACTCACCCGATCCATATTTCGGCTCGGCTATACACGTGCAACTAGTAAGGTTTGGCCAAAATAACTGGGTAATACGAGCACGGGATGATTTCGACGAAGTCTTTATCAGAACTATAGGCGGTGGCCGCAACCTTACCAACGTATGGGTGAAGCTTGCGTTTAAAGTGGTTGGAGCTACTGTGACTGCATACTGGGCGCCAGATAGCTCTCCCGTGTGGCAACCGGTTGGTACTTGGGTAACAGGCAAAACCGGTAGCGCGTTCGGTATCGGTACTTGGACGGCGGGTGCTGAATTTGACTATCTCGTTGTTCGTCCATTGCAGACATATACACACTAG
- a CDS encoding YggT family protein, whose translation MNTPAQTPMPEPRGSYKPKKPVVKTNRVIMTRAIWYIFGVIASLLALRIVLLMLSANPETPFVSFVYDLSGIFVVPFYGIFDQPDYTRFYVDTSSIVAIVVYWLLAVGLTKLVNITR comes from the coding sequence ATGAACACACCCGCACAAACACCCATGCCAGAACCACGGGGCAGCTACAAGCCCAAAAAACCCGTCGTCAAAACAAATCGTGTCATCATGACGCGCGCCATCTGGTACATTTTTGGCGTTATCGCTTCTCTTCTCGCCCTCCGTATCGTCCTCCTCATGCTCAGCGCCAATCCAGAGACGCCATTTGTTAGTTTCGTCTACGACCTCAGTGGGATCTTCGTCGTACCGTTTTACGGTATTTTCGACCAACCAGACTATACTCGCTTCTATGTCGATACTAGCAGCATCGTCGCTATCGTCGTGTATTGGCTCCTGGCTGTCGGTCTCACCAAACTCGTCAACATAACGCGCTAA
- a CDS encoding exonuclease domain-containing protein, whose translation MFSEPTVFVDIETNGGNGPSGRIIEVGLIRVEEGQVVREYKSLVNPGTGVPVWIERLTGIKNSDLTHAPYFEDIASELREILDGAIFVAHNVRFDYSFFRSHFAALGHDYKPKLFCTVRMSRGMYPEHKGHSLEKIINRHGIVVEDRHRAYDDARAIYEFTRLAISEKGRDAFLANVALQMKTKTLPPNLDETKFAHLPTAPGIYIFEDEEGTPLYVGKSVNIRSRVMSHFANDTKVAKEMKISQRSFNVSYEQTDTEIEALLLESAKVKELQPTFNRLLRRKTTQSVLLKKYDDHGYLTIAIENRDLSDVTDLDKVYGVYTSRAKAKAALESLTRTYQLCPKLMGLEKAKSYCFRYQLGLCKGACGGEELPSGYNERAEFALGRSRIEVWPFKTKIAVKISELKSLIVDQWVIEGIMHHEFEPTLERLSNGFDIDTYKILRAYLRKNSGNVTPYA comes from the coding sequence ATGTTCTCCGAACCCACAGTCTTCGTAGACATAGAAACAAATGGAGGAAACGGCCCGTCGGGACGGATTATTGAAGTCGGCTTGATTCGGGTCGAAGAGGGTCAGGTGGTACGTGAGTACAAAAGCCTGGTCAATCCCGGCACTGGCGTACCTGTCTGGATCGAACGGCTGACGGGTATCAAGAACAGCGACCTCACTCATGCTCCTTACTTCGAAGATATTGCTAGTGAGCTACGGGAGATACTCGACGGAGCGATATTCGTGGCGCACAACGTACGGTTCGATTATTCGTTTTTTCGCTCGCATTTTGCCGCACTTGGCCATGATTACAAGCCAAAGCTTTTTTGCACGGTCCGTATGTCACGAGGCATGTATCCAGAGCACAAAGGCCACAGTCTCGAGAAGATTATCAATCGGCACGGCATAGTGGTAGAGGATAGGCATAGGGCATACGACGACGCGCGGGCGATTTACGAATTCACCAGATTAGCCATATCTGAGAAGGGCCGTGACGCGTTCCTCGCAAACGTCGCCCTGCAGATGAAGACCAAGACGCTACCGCCCAATCTCGACGAGACCAAGTTCGCGCACCTCCCTACTGCTCCAGGTATCTACATATTTGAAGATGAAGAGGGTACGCCGCTGTACGTCGGCAAAAGTGTCAATATCCGCAGCAGGGTGATGTCGCACTTCGCAAATGATACCAAGGTGGCAAAAGAAATGAAGATCTCCCAGCGTAGCTTCAATGTGTCGTATGAGCAGACGGATACGGAGATAGAAGCGCTGCTGCTCGAATCTGCCAAGGTAAAAGAACTTCAGCCGACATTCAATCGCCTGCTCCGCCGCAAAACCACTCAGTCTGTATTGCTGAAGAAGTACGACGATCATGGCTACCTGACCATCGCCATAGAAAACCGCGACTTATCTGATGTGACCGACCTCGACAAAGTCTATGGCGTCTACACCAGCCGCGCAAAAGCAAAGGCGGCACTCGAGAGTCTGACGCGTACGTATCAGCTATGTCCGAAGCTCATGGGGCTCGAGAAGGCAAAAAGCTACTGTTTCCGCTATCAACTAGGGCTGTGTAAGGGTGCATGTGGCGGCGAAGAACTGCCGTCGGGGTACAATGAACGGGCAGAGTTCGCGCTCGGTCGTTCACGTATCGAAGTGTGGCCGTTCAAGACTAAAATCGCTGTGAAGATCAGCGAGCTCAAATCACTCATCGTGGATCAGTGGGTGATAGAGGGTATCATGCATCATGAGTTCGAGCCGACGCTAGAGCGCCTGTCGAACGGATTTGATATCGATACGTACAAAATACTCCGTGCGTACCTGCGCAAGAATTCTGGTAACGTCACTCCATATGCGTAG
- a CDS encoding phosphatase PAP2 family protein has translation MSMKVIPRRLWLVAGAFLVFVMVVSCLVWLARTVQAGQLLWFDEPLMYWIHAQSSQGVTSVLTLATRIGGGVGVAVMTAVLTGWLVYRRSYGRAWFAVLSIAGAGVLNVWLKLLFERTRPDFWQHLVYETSYSFPSGHAMGSSALLLVCVFLAWRTRWRWWLVCGGSIFVLLVGVSRMYLGVHYPSDILAGWLVSLLWVSTLYGILYGHTKRKTMSGHASSIT, from the coding sequence ATGAGCATGAAGGTGATCCCAAGGCGACTGTGGCTCGTAGCTGGCGCTTTTTTGGTGTTTGTGATGGTAGTAAGCTGCCTAGTTTGGCTGGCTCGGACAGTCCAGGCCGGGCAATTGTTGTGGTTTGATGAACCGCTGATGTACTGGATCCATGCACAGAGTTCACAGGGAGTAACTAGCGTATTGACATTGGCAACACGCATTGGTGGTGGTGTCGGAGTGGCAGTGATGACGGCTGTCCTCACAGGTTGGTTGGTATATCGACGTAGCTACGGGAGAGCATGGTTTGCTGTGCTAAGCATTGCTGGGGCGGGTGTACTCAATGTGTGGCTCAAACTGCTGTTTGAGCGAACACGGCCAGATTTCTGGCAGCATTTGGTATACGAAACGAGCTATTCATTTCCAAGTGGACATGCGATGGGATCTTCTGCACTTCTACTTGTCTGTGTGTTTCTAGCGTGGCGCACACGCTGGCGCTGGTGGCTTGTATGTGGCGGTAGTATATTTGTTCTGCTTGTCGGCGTGTCGCGTATGTATCTCGGTGTACACTACCCAAGTGATATATTGGCGGGTTGGCTCGTAAGCCTCTTGTGGGTATCGACACTATATGGAATTCTCTATGGTCATACGAAGCGAAAGACGATGAGCGGTCATGCATCCAGCATCACATGA
- a CDS encoding cytochrome c biogenesis protein DipZ translates to MLLLLGAFFAGMITVLAPCVFALLPVIVGGSISGNVADKRRPVIIAASLAVSLIVFTVLLKATTLFIDVSPQVITYISGGIIVGVGVVTLFPELYERLILTFNLQAKSQQLLGRGSGKGAVIGAIITGAALGPVFSSCSPVYAYLLATVLPVNFGLAMLYITAYVAGLSLMLLLVGYIGQKLIRKIRFAANPRGWFQRSVAVIFIIVGILIISGYDKQFQTFVSQHTPFNFDGLSAKLIPADTGREAENGVLNVKPYKAPEITDVDSWINSKPIRIADQKGKVVLVDFWTYSCINCIRTQPYLKSWYAQYKDSGFEIIGVHAPEFAFERSRANVASAVTKAGLTYPVALDNDFATWNAYKNQYWPASYLIDAEGNVRRVHEGEGGYRETEEAIRQLLREGGKTVPAQSSDQVSQETPTREGQTPETYLGTRRASDYVGTQRLIRGRHVFTQAQLPKVNNWTLGGEWQVDSEGIRAIRDATLRVRVAAKEMYMVTGTEATGEVGVLLNGRPISQTKNAGTDVNDSRVIVTDARLYRLIGFSKYEKDSTVELQVHEGIQLNTLTFGG, encoded by the coding sequence ATGTTACTACTTCTCGGAGCGTTTTTTGCAGGTATGATTACAGTGCTCGCACCGTGTGTGTTTGCCCTATTGCCTGTCATTGTAGGCGGTTCGATAAGTGGCAATGTGGCCGACAAGCGTCGTCCCGTCATTATCGCGGCAAGTTTGGCGGTGTCGCTGATTGTCTTTACGGTGCTACTCAAAGCGACGACGCTGTTTATCGATGTGTCGCCGCAGGTGATTACCTATATTTCTGGCGGTATTATAGTCGGAGTTGGTGTGGTGACACTGTTTCCTGAGCTGTATGAGCGGCTGATTTTGACGTTTAACCTACAGGCAAAATCACAGCAGCTGCTAGGCAGAGGATCGGGCAAAGGCGCGGTGATCGGTGCGATTATTACGGGTGCGGCACTCGGGCCTGTGTTTAGTAGCTGCAGCCCTGTGTATGCATATTTGCTTGCGACTGTACTGCCGGTAAATTTTGGTCTGGCGATGCTCTACATCACGGCGTATGTGGCAGGACTGAGCTTGATGTTGCTACTCGTGGGCTATATAGGTCAGAAGTTGATACGAAAGATCAGGTTTGCTGCAAATCCGCGCGGTTGGTTTCAGCGCAGTGTGGCGGTTATATTTATCATAGTCGGTATACTTATTATTAGCGGCTACGACAAACAGTTCCAGACGTTTGTGTCGCAACATACGCCGTTTAATTTTGACGGGTTGTCGGCGAAGCTTATTCCTGCCGATACTGGTCGTGAAGCAGAAAACGGTGTCCTCAACGTCAAGCCGTATAAGGCACCAGAAATCACAGATGTCGACAGCTGGATCAACAGCAAACCGATACGTATTGCCGACCAAAAAGGCAAAGTTGTACTCGTGGATTTCTGGACGTATAGCTGCATCAACTGCATACGTACGCAGCCGTATCTCAAGTCGTGGTATGCACAGTACAAAGATAGCGGATTTGAGATTATAGGCGTGCATGCACCAGAATTTGCCTTCGAACGGTCGCGAGCAAATGTCGCAAGCGCCGTGACAAAAGCCGGGTTGACGTATCCGGTGGCGCTCGACAATGACTTCGCGACATGGAACGCGTACAAAAACCAGTACTGGCCCGCGTCGTATTTGATAGATGCCGAGGGCAATGTGCGTCGTGTGCATGAAGGTGAGGGCGGCTACAGAGAAACCGAGGAGGCTATCCGCCAGTTGCTTCGCGAGGGTGGTAAGACGGTGCCTGCGCAGTCTAGTGATCAGGTCTCTCAGGAGACACCAACGAGGGAGGGGCAGACACCTGAAACATACTTGGGTACGCGTCGGGCGAGCGATTACGTAGGAACACAGCGATTAATTCGTGGTCGGCATGTATTTACGCAAGCTCAGCTGCCAAAAGTAAATAACTGGACACTTGGTGGAGAATGGCAAGTTGATAGCGAGGGTATACGTGCGATACGGGACGCGACACTTAGGGTGAGGGTAGCAGCCAAAGAAATGTACATGGTTACAGGCACGGAAGCGACTGGTGAAGTAGGAGTACTACTCAACGGCAGGCCGATTTCCCAGACGAAAAACGCCGGTACGGATGTAAATGACTCCCGTGTGATAGTAACTGACGCACGGTTGTACCGTCTAATCGGATTTAGCAAATATGAAAAAGATTCTACGGTGGAGCTCCAGGTGCACGAGGGGATTCAGCTGAACACGCTAACTTTTGGGGGATAA
- a CDS encoding type 1 glutamine amidotransferase domain-containing protein, producing the protein MQLGGKHIALIATDEFEDSELTQPLDALRETGAEVTVVSIKPDTITGKNGTEIHVDALVDDADSSEYHGLVIPGGVGNPDKLRTDEGAVSFVRDFFEQHKPVGAICHGPWLLVEADVVDGRTVTSWPSLKTDLVNAGANWVDEEVVVDEGLVTSRNPDDLPAFCSKIIEEFAEGKHEEQTV; encoded by the coding sequence ATGCAACTAGGTGGAAAACATATCGCGCTAATCGCGACAGATGAATTCGAAGATAGCGAACTTACCCAGCCTCTCGATGCGCTTCGCGAGACGGGTGCAGAAGTTACTGTGGTATCTATCAAGCCAGATACGATCACTGGCAAGAACGGCACCGAAATACATGTTGATGCGCTCGTAGATGATGCAGATAGCAGTGAATATCACGGCCTAGTGATACCTGGTGGCGTGGGCAATCCAGATAAACTGCGCACCGACGAAGGCGCTGTGTCATTCGTACGAGATTTCTTCGAACAACATAAACCTGTCGGCGCTATTTGCCACGGCCCATGGCTACTCGTGGAGGCAGACGTGGTAGATGGCCGCACGGTCACCTCGTGGCCAAGCCTCAAGACAGACCTAGTCAATGCCGGCGCAAACTGGGTCGATGAAGAAGTCGTCGTAGACGAAGGCCTCGTGACAAGCCGTAATCCAGATGATTTACCTGCGTTTTGCAGCAAGATTATAGAAGAATTCGCCGAAGGCAAGCACGAAGAGCAGACTGTATAG
- a CDS encoding glycine zipper family protein, whose protein sequence is MAKKSRNKADDSNQYLTIGIGIGLAVGTVLGLTVFDNVGLGMGVGLAVGVAIGIALDEEKKPKKTKHK, encoded by the coding sequence TTGGCAAAGAAATCACGCAATAAGGCTGATGATTCAAACCAGTATCTCACAATAGGAATAGGTATTGGGTTAGCGGTGGGTACGGTGCTTGGTCTGACTGTGTTTGATAATGTAGGGCTTGGCATGGGAGTTGGCTTGGCTGTAGGTGTGGCTATAGGTATAGCCCTCGACGAAGAAAAGAAGCCAAAAAAGACGAAACACAAGTAG
- a CDS encoding CsbD family protein, with translation MSLVDDISGKAKEVTGKVTGDQELEAKGKAQQIAGDLKDKADETKDKVGDAVNEGLDNVRDRLNGDDKDEPK, from the coding sequence ATGAGTCTGGTAGACGACATCTCGGGTAAGGCGAAGGAGGTAACTGGCAAGGTGACGGGTGATCAAGAGCTGGAAGCCAAGGGCAAGGCACAGCAGATTGCAGGTGATCTCAAAGATAAAGCCGATGAGACCAAAGACAAAGTCGGTGATGCTGTAAACGAAGGTCTCGACAACGTACGCGATAGACTAAATGGAGACGACAAGGACGAACCAAAATAG
- a CDS encoding ATP cone domain-containing protein, with amino-acid sequence MSGSGKAIDIVKRSGKRPTEAFDRGKLHASVKAACLSVRDHDGAATDTADKVCDAVLIWLDIRPEVTSHDIRRVASKHLIRYHPEAAYIYEHHRYTI; translated from the coding sequence ATGAGCGGTAGCGGTAAGGCCATCGATATCGTCAAACGTAGTGGCAAGCGCCCTACCGAAGCGTTCGACCGCGGCAAGCTCCATGCAAGCGTCAAAGCCGCCTGCCTAAGTGTGCGCGATCACGATGGCGCCGCCACCGATACTGCAGACAAGGTCTGCGATGCCGTGCTCATCTGGCTCGACATTCGTCCAGAAGTAACGAGTCATGACATCCGTCGCGTCGCCAGCAAGCACTTGATTCGCTACCATCCAGAGGCCGCCTACATCTACGAGCATCATAGGTATACAATATAA
- a CDS encoding MarR family winged helix-turn-helix transcriptional regulator: MNEDISQITTYESGIMQSAAHRILGRIESEYLAQYNLTSMQWFAVGIVRDAGERGIGLSDLMRTLDTTMPYITTLVATLEAKGILHKISDTSDSRVKLAVLNPKYRKTVDKIELGLRDELRLKLYREDHITREELSSYIAVLYKIVQASKL; this comes from the coding sequence ATGAACGAAGATATTTCTCAAATCACCACCTATGAAAGCGGCATCATGCAGTCAGCGGCTCACCGTATTCTCGGCCGCATCGAATCCGAATATCTCGCACAGTACAACCTCACTTCTATGCAGTGGTTTGCCGTCGGCATAGTGCGCGATGCAGGTGAACGAGGCATCGGCTTGAGCGATCTCATGAGAACACTTGATACTACCATGCCCTATATCACTACACTCGTTGCCACACTCGAAGCAAAAGGCATCCTGCACAAAATCAGTGACACCAGCGACAGCCGCGTCAAACTTGCCGTCCTCAATCCCAAATATCGCAAAACCGTCGACAAAATCGAACTGGGCCTAAGGGATGAGCTCAGGCTCAAACTCTATCGCGAAGATCACATCACTCGCGAAGAGCTCTCTAGCTATATCGCGGTACTTTATAAAATTGTACAAGCAAGCAAACTGTAG
- a CDS encoding dihydrolipoyl dehydrogenase family protein, with translation MAKKPKFDFDLIVIGTGAGGSAAATIAAREGLRVAVVEADTFGGDSPNWSDVPTKALLHAAQLYDEARHGARFGLRSSAMSYNYPSIRAWKELAVRRTGAGGNRKYYENEGIATFHGQAHFLSPNEISVSRRHISAEHFLVATGSEWTLPDIQGLDLVNYLTPRTILEAIRPPKTLYIIGGGSIGVEIAQLMAIFGTKVYIADIAGRLLPHEDEDVGKLMEHLLSTQKGTTVLTQTRTLAVEKENIAKRVTYTRGGVEHSVRVDEVLVAAGRMPAVDLGLENAGVVYTPKGIDVNEHLQTSAKHIYAAGDVLGRSNSFTHTALLESRIAAHNILHKNKATPDYTASPRLTFTFPGIASVGLGENECLKRDLQVKVGISPLNIIARSNTSDFRDGFVKIIADKKGTIIGATVVAPHAAEIIHELALAVRYELTAAEVANTPHAFLSWSEAVRVAASRIRV, from the coding sequence ATGGCCAAAAAACCAAAATTTGATTTCGATCTCATCGTCATAGGCACTGGCGCCGGCGGCAGTGCGGCCGCGACTATTGCAGCCCGCGAAGGCCTGCGCGTAGCCGTAGTGGAGGCAGATACATTCGGTGGTGACTCACCCAACTGGAGTGACGTGCCTACCAAGGCGCTTCTCCATGCCGCCCAGCTCTACGACGAGGCTCGCCACGGCGCTCGCTTCGGTCTGCGCTCGAGCGCTATGAGCTACAATTATCCTAGCATTCGTGCCTGGAAAGAACTTGCAGTGCGCCGCACCGGCGCCGGCGGCAACCGTAAGTACTATGAAAACGAAGGTATCGCCACCTTCCATGGTCAAGCACATTTCCTCTCACCCAACGAGATTAGCGTGAGCCGTCGCCACATTTCCGCCGAGCACTTCTTGGTGGCTACCGGCTCCGAGTGGACACTACCAGATATCCAGGGCCTCGACCTCGTCAATTACCTGACACCCCGCACTATTCTGGAGGCAATTCGCCCGCCCAAAACACTCTATATCATTGGCGGTGGATCCATCGGCGTCGAGATCGCACAGCTCATGGCTATCTTTGGTACCAAGGTCTATATCGCAGATATCGCTGGCCGTTTGCTTCCCCACGAGGACGAAGATGTCGGCAAACTCATGGAACATCTGCTGAGTACCCAAAAAGGTACGACAGTACTTACCCAGACGCGCACCCTGGCAGTTGAAAAAGAAAACATTGCCAAACGCGTCACTTACACTCGCGGTGGCGTAGAGCACAGTGTACGCGTAGATGAAGTGTTGGTGGCAGCTGGTCGCATGCCGGCAGTGGACCTAGGACTCGAAAATGCCGGTGTCGTGTATACCCCAAAGGGGATTGACGTCAACGAGCACCTCCAGACAAGTGCCAAGCATATCTACGCCGCTGGCGACGTACTGGGTCGCAGCAACAGCTTTACCCACACCGCCCTGCTTGAGAGCCGTATCGCTGCGCATAACATCCTGCACAAAAACAAAGCCACCCCAGACTACACCGCAAGTCCTCGCCTCACCTTTACCTTCCCGGGTATCGCCTCGGTTGGGTTGGGTGAAAATGAGTGCCTCAAACGCGATCTGCAGGTCAAAGTAGGTATCAGCCCACTCAATATCATTGCCCGTAGCAACACAAGTGACTTCCGTGATGGTTTCGTCAAAATTATCGCCGACAAAAAAGGCACGATCATCGGTGCTACCGTCGTGGCACCACACGCCGCCGAGATCATCCACGAACTCGCGCTTGCAGTACGCTATGAACTTACCGCAGCCGAAGTCGCCAACACTCCTCATGCGTTCCTGAGTTGGAGCGAAGCGGTTCGAGTAGCGGCGTCGCGTATCCGCGTATAG
- a CDS encoding non-canonical purine NTP pyrophosphatase codes for MKHLYLVTGNPHKLKEWQQIIPADIAMDIADVDLPEIQSDDTEEIVRDKARRAYEVVGKPVVVEDVSAGLEKLDGLPGPFIKFFNKRLGGDALYKLAGNEEARAIVSASIAYFDGKDMLVVRADVPGKVVEPRTREGFGFDITFVPDSETETFAEMAAEKKNSLSHRAQAIRMLLNKLEGKG; via the coding sequence ATGAAACACCTCTACCTTGTCACTGGCAATCCGCACAAGCTCAAAGAATGGCAGCAGATCATACCTGCAGATATTGCCATGGATATCGCGGATGTTGATTTACCGGAAATTCAGAGTGACGATACAGAAGAAATTGTGAGGGACAAAGCGCGCCGGGCATACGAAGTAGTCGGTAAGCCTGTCGTAGTAGAAGATGTGTCTGCAGGGCTAGAAAAGCTAGACGGCCTACCAGGGCCTTTTATCAAGTTTTTTAACAAGCGACTGGGTGGTGATGCGCTGTACAAACTTGCAGGCAACGAAGAAGCTCGCGCAATCGTATCGGCAAGCATCGCCTACTTTGACGGCAAAGACATGCTAGTGGTGCGCGCAGATGTGCCAGGCAAAGTAGTCGAGCCGCGGACGCGTGAGGGCTTTGGCTTTGATATCACGTTTGTGCCGGACAGTGAGACTGAGACTTTTGCCGAGATGGCTGCGGAGAAGAAGAATTCGCTGAGCCACCGCGCGCAGGCGATACGGATGCTACTAAATAAGCTGGAAGGGAAAGGGTAA